The sequence CCGGCGGCGAGGATTTCCTCCACATCCTGCCAGCGCTTCGGGTGGCGGGAACCGGGGGCGTTGGTGTGGGCGAGTTCGTCGATGACGGCGAGCTGCGGGCGCGCGGCAAGCAGGGCGTCGAGGTCGAACTCCTCGATTTGCACGCCGCGATGCGCGATCGTCCGGCGCGGGATATGCGGAAGCCCGGTGGTCAGTGCGATCGTCTCGATGCGGCCATGGGTTTCCACATAGCCGATCATCACCCGCACGCCCTCCTCCTGCCGCTGCTGGACGGCCAGCAGCATGGCGTAGGTCTTGCCCACGCCAGGGCACATGCCGAGGAAGACCTTGAGCCGTCCGCGCGTGCTTTCCGCCCGGGCGATGCCCGCCAGCAGGGCGTCGGGATCGGGCCGCCGTTCGTCGTTCACGCCGCTATCTTAGCGCATCCAGCGCGCGATTCAGCACCAAAACATTCACCCGCGACTGACCGAGGAAGCCGAACTGCGGGCCTTCGGTGGCCGTCGCGACGACGCGCCGGATGGCCTCCGGCGGGAGCTGGCGGGCGGCAGCCACACGCGCAACCTGATACTCTGCCGCCTCGGGGGAAATGTGCGGGTCCAGCCCGCTGCCCGAGGCGTAGAGAAGGTCTGACGGCGCGTTGGGCCCGATGGCGGCGCGGCGCTCCTCCACGCCTGCCGCCAGCTTCGCGCTGGTGAACCCCTGGTTGCTGGCCCCGGAGGGCACGGTTCCGTAATCGGAGGCCGACGGACGCGGCCAGAAGTATTTCGGCGCGGTGAATTTCTGCGCGAGCAGCGCCGACCCGGCTGGCTGCGTGGCGGGGCCGACGAGGCTGCCATTCGCTGCGTGCGGAAAGAGCGCCTGGGCAACGCCGGTCATGGCCAGCGGGTAGGCGAGGCCGGTGAGCACAGTGAAGACCACGATGGCCCGGAGCGAGACGAGATAATCAGTGAGGATGGTTTTCATGGGATCAGGCGAGGTGAAGGGTCACGAGCAGCATGTCGATTAGCTTGATGCCGATAAACGGGGCGATGACGCCGCCGAGGCCGTAGATGATGATGTTGCGCAGGAGCACCTGCGACGCTCCCGTGGCTCGGTAGGCCACGCCGCGCAGGGCCAGCGGAATGAGCGCGATGATGATGAGAGCGTTGAAGATCACCGCACTCAGGATCGCGCTCTCAGGCGAATGCAGGCCCATGATGTTCAGGGCAGCGAGCGGACCGGGCGCGCCGGGTTTCAAGGCATACAGAGTCGCAAACATCGCAGGCAGGATGGCGAAATACTTCGCCACATCGTTCGCGATGCTGAAGGTGGTCAGCGCGCCGCGCGTCATGAGGAGCTGCTTGCCGATCTCGACAACCTCGATGAGTTTCGTGGGATTGCTGTCGAGGTCGACCATGTTTCCCGCCTCGCGCGCGGCCTGCGTGCCGGTGTTCATCGCCACGCCCACGTCGGCCTGGGCCAACGCCGGGGCGTCGTTGGTGCCGTCGCCGGTCATGGCCACGAGGTGGCCTTCGGCCTGCTCGGCGCGGATGCGCTGGAGCTTCATCTCCGGCGTCGCCTCGGCCATGAACTCATCCACGCCCGCCTCGGCGGCGATCGCGGCTGCCGTGGTCGGGTTGTCGCCCGTGATCATCACGGTACGGATGCCCATCTTGCGGAGCTGGCTGAAGCGCTCCTTGATGCCGCCTTTGACCACGTCTTTCAGTTGAACGACGCCGAGCACCGTCACGCCCTCCGCGACCACGAGCGGCGTGCCGCCCGCCTTGGAAATGACCTCCACGGCGTTGCGCACCTGCGCGGGGAATTTTCCCCCCTGGCGCTCGACCTCCTGGCGAATCGCCTCGGCTGCGCCCTTGCGAATGCTGCGTGTCGTCATGGGAGCGCCATCGTCATCGACCTTGATATCGATGCCGCTCATGCGGGTCTGCGCGGTGAAGGGCACGAAGTCGACATGCGACGGCAGGAAGTCCCGCGCGCGCAGGCCATGGAGATCCTTGGCCAGCACGACGATGGAGCGACCCTCCGGGGTTTCATCCGCCAGCGACGAAAGCTGCGCCGCCTCGGCGAGTTGGCGCTCCTCCACGCCTGGAGCGGGGTGAAAGGCCGTCGCCATGCGGTTGCCGAGCGTGATGGTGCCCGTCTTGTCGAGCAGCAGCACATCGATATCCCCGGCCGCCTCAACTGCGCGACCGCTGGTGGCGATGACGTTGCGCCG comes from Terrimicrobium sacchariphilum and encodes:
- the kdpC gene encoding potassium-transporting ATPase subunit KdpC, with the protein product MKTILTDYLVSLRAIVVFTVLTGLAYPLAMTGVAQALFPHAANGSLVGPATQPAGSALLAQKFTAPKYFWPRPSASDYGTVPSGASNQGFTSAKLAAGVEERRAAIGPNAPSDLLYASGSGLDPHISPEAAEYQVARVAAARQLPPEAIRRVVATATEGPQFGFLGQSRVNVLVLNRALDALR
- the kdpB gene encoding potassium-transporting ATPase subunit KdpB produces the protein MSASKTDYSQLIPAAIRDSFLKLDPREQVKNPVMLVVFLGAIWTTVTLFTSFSGFNLQIAIWLWFTVLFANFAEAMAEGRGKAQANALRQARTQTMARRLRNGVEERVASTELRKGDLVACEANDPIPADGEVVEGVASVDEAAITGESAPVIRESGGDHSAVTGGTRVLSDRIVIRISADPGAGFLDRMISMVEGARRQKTPNEIALGILLVSITVLFLFAVFTLPAFCAYSEQAAGQKDVVNTSAPVLVSLLVCLIPTTIGALLSAIGISGIDRMIRRNVIATSGRAVEAAGDIDVLLLDKTGTITLGNRMATAFHPAPGVEERQLAEAAQLSSLADETPEGRSIVVLAKDLHGLRARDFLPSHVDFVPFTAQTRMSGIDIKVDDDGAPMTTRSIRKGAAEAIRQEVERQGGKFPAQVRNAVEVISKAGGTPLVVAEGVTVLGVVQLKDVVKGGIKERFSQLRKMGIRTVMITGDNPTTAAAIAAEAGVDEFMAEATPEMKLQRIRAEQAEGHLVAMTGDGTNDAPALAQADVGVAMNTGTQAAREAGNMVDLDSNPTKLIEVVEIGKQLLMTRGALTTFSIANDVAKYFAILPAMFATLYALKPGAPGPLAALNIMGLHSPESAILSAVIFNALIIIALIPLALRGVAYRATGASQVLLRNIIIYGLGGVIAPFIGIKLIDMLLVTLHLA